In Candidatus Methylomirabilota bacterium, the genomic stretch GGTACATGCGGCGCGTGCCGTCGGCGCCCGGAGGCGCCGGCTTGAACGCCGGGATGGTCTTCGCCTTCTCGTAGTTGAAGGAGACGTCCGTGACCAGGTCGCGGACGAGCGGGAAGGTGGCCATGGGCGCGACGGTGACGGGCTCGTCGGTCGGCAGGCTCGACAGGCGCGTCATGCACATGAGGTGCGGGTCCCCATTGATCTCCGCGCTGCACGACCCGCACTTCCCGGCCTTGCAGTTCCAGCGCACCGCGAGGTCCGGCGCCTGCGTCGCCTGGATGCGGAACAGCGCGTCGAGCACCACCATCCCCGGGTCGATCGGGATCCGGTGGTCGACGAACCCGCCCGAGCCGCGCTCCTCCCCGCGCCAGACGCGGAACGTGACCTCCTTCGATCCCTCGGCGACCGTCATCGCTTCGCTGCCCCCATCCCCGCAGGCTGCGTCGACTCCATCGCCCCCTGATGCTCGGCGGGCTTGGGCTGCTCGCCGACGATGGCGCGCAGATCCTCCGGCAGCTCGGGGAGCGGCTCGGTCGTGACCTGCAGCTGGTCGCCGTGTCTGCGGATAACGACGTTCTTCCTCCCCCACTCCGGATCGGTCTTCGGGAAGTCCTCCCGCGTGTGCCCGCCGCGGCTCTCCGTCCGCAGCGACGCCGCACGGGCGCAGATCTCGGAGACCGTGAGGAGCGACGCGAGATCGAGCGTGAGGTTCCAGCCGGGGTTGTAGCGGACGCCGCCGCGCACGCCGACGCGGTCGAGACGCCCGCGGTACCCGGCGATCCGGCGGAGCGCCTCGTCGAGCTCGCTCTGCGTGCGGATGAGGCCGACGAGGTCCTGCATCGTGCCCTGCAGGTCGTTCTGGATCGCGTACGGGTCGTCGCCTTCGGCGCGGTCGAACGGCGCGAGCATGGTCTTCGCCGTCGCCTCGAGCTCGCTCGTGTCCACGGCTCCGGGCGCCCGCGCCGACGCCGCGTGCTGCGCCGCGTACATGCCGGCGCGCCGACCGAAGACGACGAGGTCCGAGAGCGAGTTCCCGCCGAGGCGGTTCGCGCCGTGCATGCCCGCGGCGCACTCGCCCGCCGCGAAGAGGCCCGCGACGGTCGACGCCGTCGTGTCGGCATCGACGCGTATCCCGCCCATGAAATAGTGGCAGGTCGGACCGATCTCCATCGGCTCCTTCGTGATGTCGATGTCCGCGAGCTCCTTGAACTGGTGGTACATCGACGGCAGGCGCTTCTTGATGTAGTCGGCGGGCCGCCGGCTGCTGACGTCCAGGAAGACGCCGCCGTGGGGGCCCCCCCGACCCGCCTTGACCTCGGCGTTGATCGCGCGGGCCACCTCGTCGCGCGGCAGGAGATCGGGCGTCCGGCGGTTGTTCCGCTTGTCCTCGTACCAGCGGTCGGCCTCCGCCTCGTCGTCCGCGGTCTCCGCCTTGAAGAACTCGGGGATGTAGCGGAACATGAAGCGCTCGCCCTTGTTGTTCCGGAGCGTGCCGCCGTCGCCGCGCACGCCCTCGGTGACCAGGATGCCGCGCACCGAGGGCGGCCATACCATCCCGGTCGGGTGGAACTGGACGAACTCCATGTCGATGAGGTCGGCCCCGGCCCACAGCGCCGCCGCGTGTCCGTCGCCCGTGTACTCCCAGGAGTTGGAGGTGATCGCGTAGATCTTGCCGATGCCGCCGGTGGCCAGCACCACCGCCTTGGCCTTGAAGAGGACGAACTTGCCGGTGTTCCGCCAGTAGCCGAAGGCGCCGGAGATGCGCTGGCCGTCCCTCAGGAGGCGCTCGATCTTGCACTCCATGTAGACGTCGATGCCCTGGTGGATGGCGTGGTACTGGAGCGTGCGGATCATCTCCAGCCCAGTGCGGTCACCTACGTGGGCCAGGCGCGCGTAGCGATGGCCGCCGAAGTCCCGCTGGAGGATGAGCCCCTCCTTGGTGCGATCGAACAGCGCGCCCCAGCGCTCGAGCTCCAGCACGCGCTCGGGCGCTTCCTGGGCGTGGAGCTGAGCCATCCGCCAGTTGTTCAACATCTTGCCGCCGCGCATGGTGTCGCGGAAGTGCACCTGCCAGTTGTCCTCCGGCCACACGTTGCCGAGCGCGGCGGCAATGCCGCCCTCCGCCATCACGGTGTGGGCCTTGCCCAGGAGCGACTTGCAGATGAGCCCGACCGACACGCCCTGGGCCGCGGCCTCGATCGCCGCGCGCAGTCCCGCGCCCCCCGCGCCGATGACGATGACGTCGTGCTCGTGGGTTTCGTACTCGACCTTCGCCATCAGATGATCCTCAGGTGATTCGCGGGCCGGGGCGAGGCCAGTCGGCGTCGCATCACAGGACCCTCAGGTGATTCCCGGGCGCCCCCTGCGATGCCGAATGGCGAGCACCGCGAGGCCCCGCAGTGCGAGCCGCAGGACGGCCGGGGCGCTGGGCGAGCCGCAGGGCGGCCAGGGGCTGGGGCCCCTGCGCCCGAGGC encodes the following:
- a CDS encoding succinate dehydrogenase/fumarate reductase iron-sulfur subunit; its protein translation is MTVAEGSKEVTFRVWRGEERGSGGFVDHRIPIDPGMVVLDALFRIQATQAPDLAVRWNCKAGKCGSCSAEINGDPHLMCMTRLSSLPTDEPVTVAPMATFPLVRDLVTDVSFNYEKAKTIPAFKPAPPGADGTRRMYQEEVERVQEFHKCIECFLCQNVCHVIRDHDENKEAFSGPRFFVRLAALEMHPLDTNERIDLIRATHGLGFCNITKCCTEVCPEDIHITDNAIIPLKERAVTEFYDPLAWVKRRI
- a CDS encoding fumarate reductase/succinate dehydrogenase flavoprotein subunit; translation: MAKVEYETHEHDVIVIGAGGAGLRAAIEAAAQGVSVGLICKSLLGKAHTVMAEGGIAAALGNVWPEDNWQVHFRDTMRGGKMLNNWRMAQLHAQEAPERVLELERWGALFDRTKEGLILQRDFGGHRYARLAHVGDRTGLEMIRTLQYHAIHQGIDVYMECKIERLLRDGQRISGAFGYWRNTGKFVLFKAKAVVLATGGIGKIYAITSNSWEYTGDGHAAALWAGADLIDMEFVQFHPTGMVWPPSVRGILVTEGVRGDGGTLRNNKGERFMFRYIPEFFKAETADDEAEADRWYEDKRNNRRTPDLLPRDEVARAINAEVKAGRGGPHGGVFLDVSSRRPADYIKKRLPSMYHQFKELADIDITKEPMEIGPTCHYFMGGIRVDADTTASTVAGLFAAGECAAGMHGANRLGGNSLSDLVVFGRRAGMYAAQHAASARAPGAVDTSELEATAKTMLAPFDRAEGDDPYAIQNDLQGTMQDLVGLIRTQSELDEALRRIAGYRGRLDRVGVRGGVRYNPGWNLTLDLASLLTVSEICARAASLRTESRGGHTREDFPKTDPEWGRKNVVIRRHGDQLQVTTEPLPELPEDLRAIVGEQPKPAEHQGAMESTQPAGMGAAKR